In Bacillus sp. DX3.1, the following proteins share a genomic window:
- a CDS encoding DUF1116 domain-containing protein, whose translation MTYRTIDEANQAVADKIVAAAPFLLDVVPAKTVIPELEGKVLLHAGPPIKWENMTNPMQGSCIGAVLFEEWANDEESAKALLESGEVKFIPCHHVDAVGPMGGITSANMPVFVVENKTDGNRAYCIMNEGIGAVLRFGAYSEEVVNRLRWMRDVLGPILGKALCTLENGMNLNVIIAKAIAMGDEFHQRNIAGSLVFLKEISPIIAGLVLDEKERQEVITFLADTDQFFLNIMMAASKAVMDGARMIQEGTIVTAMCRNGENFGIRISGMGDEWFTAPVNTPQGLYFTGYSGDDANPDIGDSAITETFGVGGMAMIAAPAVTRFVGTGGFQDALNTSNEMLEIVIDQNPNFTVPTWNFQGICLGIDARKVVETGITPVINTGIAHKKAGIGQIGAGTVHPPVACFEKAVIAYAQKLGLEV comes from the coding sequence ATGACATATAGAACAATTGATGAAGCAAATCAAGCGGTGGCAGATAAAATAGTTGCAGCTGCGCCATTTTTATTAGATGTAGTGCCTGCAAAAACAGTAATACCAGAATTAGAAGGAAAAGTGTTACTTCATGCTGGTCCGCCGATTAAATGGGAAAATATGACGAATCCAATGCAAGGCTCTTGTATCGGTGCAGTTCTTTTTGAAGAATGGGCAAATGACGAGGAATCTGCTAAAGCGCTTTTAGAATCAGGAGAAGTCAAGTTTATTCCTTGTCACCATGTTGATGCTGTTGGACCAATGGGAGGAATTACATCAGCTAATATGCCTGTTTTTGTTGTTGAAAATAAAACAGATGGTAACCGCGCTTATTGCATAATGAATGAAGGAATCGGAGCAGTTCTTCGATTTGGAGCTTACTCTGAAGAAGTTGTTAACCGTCTTCGTTGGATGCGTGATGTTTTAGGTCCGATACTTGGTAAAGCATTGTGCACGCTAGAAAATGGTATGAATTTGAATGTTATTATAGCAAAAGCAATTGCAATGGGAGATGAATTCCATCAAAGAAATATAGCAGGTTCCTTAGTGTTTCTAAAAGAAATAAGTCCTATTATTGCGGGCCTTGTTTTAGATGAAAAAGAGCGCCAAGAAGTAATTACTTTCTTGGCAGATACAGATCAATTCTTCTTAAATATCATGATGGCTGCTTCAAAGGCAGTTATGGATGGTGCAAGAATGATTCAAGAAGGCACAATTGTTACTGCTATGTGTCGTAACGGTGAAAATTTTGGAATTCGTATAAGTGGTATGGGGGATGAATGGTTTACAGCTCCAGTAAATACGCCACAAGGATTATATTTCACAGGTTATTCAGGAGATGACGCTAACCCTGATATTGGTGATAGTGCAATCACAGAAACTTTCGGTGTTGGAGGAATGGCAATGATAGCTGCTCCAGCTGTTACGCGTTTTGTTGGAACAGGTGGATTCCAAGATGCACTAAATACTAGTAATGAAATGTTAGAAATCGTTATCGACCAAAACCCTAACTTTACTGTTCCAACGTGGAATTTCCAAGGGATTTGTTTAGGAATTGATGCTCGAAAAGTAGTAGAAACTGGCATTACACCTGTTATCAATACAGGTATTGCACATAAAAAAGCAGGAATTGGACAAATTGGAGCTGGAACAGTTCACCCACCAGTTGCATGTTTTGAAAAAGCTGTCATAGCATATGCTCAAAAATTAGGTTTAGAAGTATAA
- the fdrA gene encoding acyl-CoA synthetase FdrA produces MLHTIIKDNAYQDSVVLMLLTNKISTMDGVNRVSIMMGTPANKDIFAGSGLRTPELEKASANDMAIVLDTDNENIIGDVLKEIDEFLTSQATSEKAESNETARTWGKAMKLDPDANIALLSIPGIYAAQEAERALDEGLHVFIFSDNVPIEDELRLKQKAHEKGLLVMGPDCGTGIISGVPMAFTNVVRPGKIGIVGASGTGIQEVSTIIDRLGGGVTNAIGTGGRDLSETVGGITMMDAIVALDQDSNTDVIVVISKPPAKVVRDKVLALLHTVNKPVVTIFLGEKPTYHEENLYHAYTLEETARIAVALSKGEEITATETEIITPAVKLKPEQIHIKGYYSGGTLASEAGMLIADALALKEGPIKQDGYILKTEGHEVIDLGDDIYTQGKPHPMIDPEKRIEFIRQAANDPETAIILLDVVLGYGAHIDMASQLAPFIRDVRTKTKAEGREVVFIGTVCGTDSDPQGYDNQKNILEEAGVIVCESNNQAIRTALKLVGFEVKENVKEVRAQVINTEAPQIEASEAILEMLKVQPRVINVGLKSFTQAIKETGGKATQFDWRPIAGGDVKLQKVLQFLNNYQAVARV; encoded by the coding sequence ATGTTACATACGATTATTAAAGATAATGCGTACCAAGATTCAGTGGTGCTTATGTTATTAACAAATAAAATTAGTACAATGGATGGTGTTAACCGAGTATCTATTATGATGGGAACACCAGCTAATAAAGACATCTTTGCAGGTAGCGGGCTACGTACACCAGAACTTGAAAAAGCATCAGCAAATGATATGGCAATTGTTCTTGATACTGATAATGAAAATATCATTGGCGATGTACTAAAAGAAATAGATGAATTTTTAACAAGTCAAGCTACAAGTGAAAAAGCTGAATCAAATGAAACAGCAAGAACATGGGGAAAAGCAATGAAATTAGATCCAGATGCGAATATTGCTTTACTTTCTATTCCAGGAATTTACGCGGCACAAGAAGCTGAACGTGCTTTAGATGAAGGTTTACACGTATTTATTTTTAGCGATAATGTACCAATTGAAGATGAGTTAAGATTAAAACAAAAAGCACATGAAAAAGGTTTGCTTGTTATGGGGCCAGACTGTGGAACAGGGATTATTAGTGGTGTCCCAATGGCATTCACCAATGTTGTTCGTCCAGGTAAAATTGGAATTGTTGGTGCTTCTGGTACAGGAATTCAAGAAGTATCAACTATTATTGATCGACTCGGCGGTGGCGTAACAAATGCGATTGGAACAGGTGGTCGAGACTTATCTGAAACAGTCGGTGGTATTACAATGATGGATGCTATTGTTGCTCTTGATCAAGATAGTAACACAGACGTGATTGTGGTAATCTCTAAACCACCTGCAAAAGTAGTTCGTGATAAAGTTTTAGCGCTTCTTCATACAGTGAACAAACCGGTTGTAACAATTTTTCTTGGTGAAAAACCAACCTACCATGAAGAGAATTTATATCATGCCTATACTTTAGAAGAAACGGCACGAATTGCTGTAGCACTTTCTAAAGGTGAAGAAATTACAGCAACAGAGACAGAAATTATTACTCCTGCTGTTAAATTAAAACCAGAGCAAATACATATTAAAGGATATTATTCTGGTGGAACATTAGCGAGTGAAGCAGGAATGTTAATTGCTGATGCTCTTGCATTAAAAGAGGGACCTATTAAACAAGATGGTTACATTTTAAAAACAGAAGGCCATGAAGTCATTGACTTAGGCGATGATATTTATACACAAGGAAAACCTCATCCTATGATTGATCCAGAAAAACGTATTGAGTTTATCCGTCAAGCGGCTAATGATCCAGAAACAGCAATTATTTTGCTCGATGTAGTTTTAGGATACGGAGCACATATCGATATGGCAAGTCAGTTAGCACCTTTTATTCGTGATGTACGCACGAAAACGAAAGCAGAAGGACGTGAAGTTGTATTTATTGGTACAGTTTGCGGAACAGATTCTGACCCACAAGGTTATGATAACCAAAAAAATATTTTAGAAGAAGCAGGAGTTATAGTCTGTGAAAGCAATAATCAAGCTATACGTACCGCACTTAAATTAGTTGGTTTTGAAGTGAAAGAAAATGTAAAAGAAGTACGCGCACAAGTAATAAATACAGAAGCGCCTCAAATTGAAGCGTCAGAGGCAATTTTAGAGATGCTAAAAGTTCAGCCTCGCGTTATTAACGTTGGTCTAAAAAGTTTTACACAAGCAATTAAAGAAACAGGTGGAAAGGCTACGCAATTTGATTGGAGACCAATTGCTGGTGGAGATGTCAAACTTCAAAAAGTTTTGCAATTTTTAAATAATTATCAAGCTGTAGCACGCGTTTAA
- the allD gene encoding ureidoglycolate dehydrogenase, translating into MRVMKKELHNLIQNKIEKAGLTKEHAEIVADVLTFADARGIHSHGAVRVEYYSERIAKNGIAHHPNFHFEKTGPASAIFEADNGSGHVAAKLAMEEAIHIAKENGVAIVGIKHMSHSGALAYFVEMAAKQDMVALSVCQSDPMVVPFGGAEEYFGTNPIAFAAPTADERMLTFDMATTVQAWGKILHARSKGESIPPTWAVDEQGAPTTDPSKVNALLPIAGPKGYGLMMMVDVLSGILLGLPFGKHVSSMYADLSKGRDLGQLHIVINPAFFTDMDLFKQHMSTMLDEVKQVKPAPGHEQVYFPGERGRLREKAYEENGIEIVDDIYEYLISEDIHYNRYDHKNKFAE; encoded by the coding sequence ATGAGAGTGATGAAAAAAGAACTACACAATTTGATCCAAAATAAAATTGAAAAAGCAGGATTAACAAAAGAACATGCTGAGATTGTAGCAGATGTTTTAACCTTTGCAGATGCAAGGGGAATTCACTCTCATGGTGCTGTTCGAGTTGAATATTATTCCGAAAGAATTGCCAAAAATGGCATTGCGCATCATCCAAACTTTCATTTTGAAAAAACAGGACCGGCAAGTGCAATTTTTGAGGCCGATAATGGTTCGGGTCATGTGGCTGCTAAACTAGCGATGGAAGAAGCCATTCATATAGCAAAGGAAAATGGTGTGGCGATTGTTGGTATTAAGCACATGTCTCATAGCGGAGCATTAGCCTATTTTGTAGAAATGGCAGCAAAACAAGATATGGTAGCTTTATCTGTTTGTCAATCAGATCCGATGGTCGTACCATTTGGTGGTGCAGAAGAATACTTTGGAACAAACCCAATTGCATTTGCTGCACCAACAGCAGATGAACGCATGCTAACATTTGATATGGCAACGACAGTGCAAGCGTGGGGAAAAATTTTACATGCACGTTCGAAAGGTGAATCTATCCCACCAACTTGGGCAGTTGATGAGCAGGGAGCTCCAACAACAGATCCATCAAAAGTAAATGCCCTCTTACCAATTGCAGGTCCTAAAGGATACGGATTAATGATGATGGTTGATGTTTTATCAGGTATTCTTTTAGGATTACCATTTGGAAAACATGTAAGTTCGATGTACGCAGATTTATCTAAAGGAAGAGATTTAGGGCAGTTACACATTGTTATTAATCCAGCTTTCTTTACTGATATGGATCTATTTAAACAACACATGTCGACTATGCTAGATGAAGTGAAGCAAGTAAAACCCGCTCCTGGACATGAACAGGTATATTTCCCAGGAGAACGAGGTAGATTGCGTGAGAAAGCTTATGAAGAAAATGGTATTGAGATTGTAGATGATATTTATGAATACTTAATTAGCGAAGATATTCATTACAATCGTTATGACCATAAAAATAAATTTGCAGAGTAA